The Aequorivita sublithincola DSM 14238 genome window below encodes:
- a CDS encoding peptidylprolyl isomerase, giving the protein MKKTLLYFLLLIGSYGTANSQTVVTFYTTLGDFEVELYDAQMPITVGNFLSLVDQEFYDGIIFHRVIKNFVIQGGDPTGTGSGGPGYTIPDEFVPGLSNVKKTLSMANTGQPNSGGSQFFINLKDNIFLDYDKPPLSSAHPVFGIVISGWDIVELIENVPVNGNDRPLTPVVMNRVRVTQPLSINDLDANESSYTIYPNPAKNQFTLYSDASLEKLTIYDMRGRMLSNVDLSEMSREKTVDISSLASGVYIVRITGNEGSVVKNLVKQ; this is encoded by the coding sequence ATGAAAAAAACACTACTCTATTTTCTATTACTTATTGGTTCTTATGGAACTGCAAACTCCCAAACCGTCGTTACCTTTTACACTACATTGGGCGATTTTGAAGTGGAGCTTTACGATGCGCAAATGCCTATCACTGTTGGCAATTTTTTAAGCTTAGTAGATCAAGAATTTTACGATGGTATTATTTTTCATCGCGTAATTAAAAACTTTGTCATTCAAGGTGGAGATCCCACGGGAACTGGAAGTGGTGGCCCTGGATATACCATTCCTGACGAATTTGTTCCTGGTCTTTCCAACGTAAAGAAAACACTTTCTATGGCAAACACAGGGCAACCTAATTCAGGAGGAAGTCAGTTTTTTATCAACCTTAAAGACAATATCTTTTTAGATTATGATAAACCACCCCTTTCATCTGCACACCCCGTTTTTGGAATTGTAATTTCTGGGTGGGACATTGTTGAATTGATTGAAAATGTTCCTGTTAACGGAAACGACAGACCTTTAACTCCCGTAGTTATGAATAGGGTAAGAGTTACGCAACCGCTATCCATCAACGATTTGGATGCAAACGAATCTTCATACACGATTTATCCAAACCCTGCAAAAAACCAATTCACTTTATATTCTGATGCGTCATTGGAAAAATTGACCATATATGATATGCGTGGAAGAATGCTAAGCAATGTAGATTTGTCAGAAATGTCACGTGAAAAAACAGTTGATATTTCATCCTTAGCTTCAGGAGTTTATATAGTTCGGATTACTGGTAATGAAGGTTCTGTTGTAAAAAATTTAGTGAAACAATAA
- a CDS encoding T9SS type A sorting domain-containing protein codes for MSNEKTIDISSLVLGVYIVRIAGDKGYIAKNLVKQ; via the coding sequence ATGTCAAACGAAAAAACAATTGATATTTCATCCTTAGTATTGGGAGTGTATATAGTCCGAATTGCTGGTGATAAAGGTTACATTGCAAAAAATTTAGTGAAACAGTAA